In Lewinellaceae bacterium, a single window of DNA contains:
- a CDS encoding YceI family protein, with protein sequence MQTNTLLHLAIGLILALLASSIAPTPPLSYRILQDSKLFLEGTTNVNAFVCRCACVQSLPELQFEMEVKEESHKAVFDQARLSIRTTDLDCGNRNMNKDLHEALKASQYPSITIAIQEAGLHAGAALSGGHEWANIAARARLTVAGVERTALLQVKARQTGPDTYRFLSQYTIKMTDFNIAPPTAMLGLIKVNDEIEIHFDLSVAVEEAR encoded by the coding sequence ATGCAAACCAACACACTCCTCCATCTCGCTATTGGGCTGATCCTTGCGCTGTTGGCCAGCAGCATCGCGCCCACCCCCCCGCTTTCTTACCGCATTCTTCAGGACAGCAAGCTGTTTCTGGAAGGAACCACCAACGTAAACGCCTTCGTTTGCAGGTGCGCCTGCGTGCAATCCTTGCCCGAGCTCCAATTTGAAATGGAGGTAAAAGAAGAAAGCCACAAGGCCGTTTTCGACCAAGCCCGGCTGAGCATCCGCACCACCGACCTGGATTGCGGCAACCGGAATATGAACAAGGACCTGCACGAGGCCCTCAAGGCCAGCCAATATCCCTCCATCACCATCGCCATTCAGGAAGCGGGGCTGCATGCCGGCGCCGCCCTGTCCGGCGGGCACGAATGGGCCAACATCGCCGCCCGGGCCAGGCTTACTGTCGCCGGCGTCGAGCGCACCGCCCTGCTCCAGGTGAAAGCCCGGCAAACCGGCCCGGATACCTACCGCTTCCTCAGCCAGTACACCATCAAAATGACCGATTTCAACATAGCCCCCCCTACCGCCATGCTGGGGCTGATCAAGGTAAACGACGAGATAGAGATTCATTTCGACCTGTCTGTGGCGGTGGAGGAAGCCAGGTAA